Proteins from one Mycobacterium sp. HUMS_12744610 genomic window:
- a CDS encoding cyclase family protein translates to MTGDLAILESYIQRCSNWGRWGPDDQLGTVNLITPDKVREAAALVKTGKTISLTMPYDDHGPQTGYLGRGNPHLYQLATGPGYLIGEQQPMETQTLAEWRAITGQPTAGYYDDILVMPTQSGTQWDALCHFFWRGRMYNGHPAGDAGTGGSRTNGVHNYTGKIVTRGVFVDLAEHRGVDTLEPGYAITTDELDEYLAAKNLEIRPGDALIIRTGFMAARRDHWGDYAGGPSPGLSLHTAPWIRDNDIAAIAADTWGIEVLPNEIDCWQPLHVVSLAHTGLAFGEMFDLDALSADSKADGIYEFMFCASPLPITGASGSPVSALAIK, encoded by the coding sequence ATGACCGGTGACCTCGCCATTCTGGAGAGCTATATCCAACGCTGCTCCAACTGGGGCCGGTGGGGTCCCGATGACCAGCTGGGCACGGTCAACCTCATCACCCCGGACAAAGTCCGCGAAGCCGCAGCCCTGGTGAAAACCGGCAAGACCATCTCGCTGACCATGCCCTACGACGACCACGGTCCGCAGACCGGCTACCTCGGCCGAGGCAACCCCCACCTGTACCAACTCGCCACGGGACCGGGATACCTCATCGGTGAGCAACAGCCCATGGAAACACAAACCCTGGCCGAGTGGCGAGCGATCACCGGGCAACCCACCGCCGGCTACTACGACGACATCCTGGTCATGCCGACCCAGTCCGGCACTCAGTGGGACGCTTTATGCCACTTCTTTTGGCGCGGCCGGATGTACAACGGGCATCCGGCGGGCGACGCCGGAACGGGTGGCAGCCGCACCAACGGGGTGCACAACTACACCGGCAAGATCGTCACCCGCGGCGTGTTCGTCGACCTCGCCGAACACCGTGGCGTGGACACCCTCGAACCCGGATACGCCATCACCACCGACGAACTCGACGAGTACCTCGCCGCTAAGAACCTGGAAATCCGGCCAGGCGATGCGCTGATCATCCGCACCGGGTTCATGGCCGCACGACGCGACCACTGGGGAGATTACGCCGGCGGGCCGTCACCGGGGCTGTCGCTGCACACCGCCCCGTGGATCCGCGACAACGACATCGCCGCCATCGCCGCCGATACCTGGGGAATTGAGGTGTTGCCCAACGAAATTGATTGCTGGCAGCCCTTGCACGTGGTCAGTCTGGCCCATACCGGCTTGGCCTTCGGCGAGATGTTCGACCTCGACGCGCTCTCGGCCGACAGCAAAGCAGACGGAATCTACGAATTCATGTTCTGCGCGTCGCCCCTGCCGATCACCGGCGCCTCCGGCAGCCCGGTCTCGGCACTGGCGATCAAGTGA
- a CDS encoding carboxymuconolactone decarboxylase family protein, with the protein MSDTTDFGTFGRFVETPVDQMEPAMKQAYEFTRGLRGLVPGPHKIWLANPTLSTTIVPTGAYFQQHSTLSKAEIEIATVLVTAQWRSAYATYEHEIIAERDGHLDPRRVEALIAGLPVSFDDPREQVVYELASALLAARVVPTGLYRRASDLLGDAGIVDVAVLLGWFTMVCMTLGAFDVPANAVGLDQ; encoded by the coding sequence ATGAGTGACACAACCGACTTCGGCACGTTCGGCCGGTTTGTGGAGACACCGGTCGACCAGATGGAGCCTGCGATGAAACAGGCATATGAGTTCACCCGCGGGCTCCGCGGGCTGGTGCCCGGCCCGCACAAGATCTGGCTGGCCAACCCGACCCTGTCGACGACCATCGTGCCGACCGGCGCCTATTTCCAGCAACACTCGACGCTGAGCAAGGCCGAGATCGAAATCGCCACCGTTCTGGTCACCGCGCAATGGCGCAGCGCCTATGCCACCTACGAGCACGAAATCATCGCCGAGCGCGACGGCCACCTCGACCCGCGGCGGGTCGAAGCGCTCATCGCGGGCCTGCCGGTGTCGTTCGACGACCCTCGCGAGCAGGTGGTCTACGAGTTGGCGTCGGCGCTGCTCGCAGCGCGGGTGGTGCCCACGGGTCTCTACCGGCGCGCCAGCGACCTCCTGGGCGATGCGGGCATCGTCGACGTCGCGGTGCTGCTGGGCTGGTTCACGATGGTGTGCATGACGCTGGGCGCCTTCGACGTGCCCGCCAATGCCGTGGGGCTGGACCAGTGA
- a CDS encoding TetR/AcrR family transcriptional regulator, which produces MPKVSPQYRAERRAHILAAARRCFIRDGFHAASMHDLVEEAGMSSGAVYRYFPSKDAVIEAIAADNLQQVVALIVQSIDDGASPQRAIATVLDFVTHRHGEDGFAAIALLVWSEALRNPTLAAHLRDATATAFATLSAGTHPRDDAQLDPAALADLLLCLLPGYLMRLALGGSEAVKNIPGAIDKVLTDSARSLT; this is translated from the coding sequence ATGCCGAAAGTTTCGCCGCAATACCGCGCGGAGCGGCGCGCGCACATCCTGGCAGCCGCGCGACGCTGCTTCATCCGCGACGGATTCCACGCCGCGTCGATGCACGACCTGGTCGAGGAGGCCGGAATGTCCTCCGGCGCGGTCTACCGATACTTCCCCAGCAAGGACGCGGTCATCGAGGCGATCGCCGCCGACAACCTCCAGCAGGTTGTCGCCCTCATTGTGCAGTCCATCGACGATGGCGCAAGCCCGCAGAGGGCCATAGCGACCGTCCTCGATTTCGTCACCCACCGCCATGGCGAGGACGGCTTCGCCGCCATCGCCCTGCTGGTGTGGTCAGAAGCTCTGCGCAACCCGACGCTGGCCGCGCACCTACGCGACGCCACCGCCACCGCCTTCGCCACGTTGAGCGCCGGCACGCACCCGCGCGACGACGCGCAGCTCGACCCGGCCGCCCTGGCCGACCTGTTGTTGTGCTTGCTGCCCGGCTACCTCATGCGCTTGGCCCTGGGCGGTTCTGAAGCCGTCAAGAACATCCCCGGCGCTATCGACAAGGTCTTGACCGACTCGGCGCGATCGCTCACCTGA
- a CDS encoding carboxymuconolactone decarboxylase family protein, with the protein MARFPFPELDVEKQAVYELFPINLTRMMLHTDGLTLPYWKYALSFRHATISAQVREQVIVRVAALAQCDYQLVQHKSEALRTGTSPELLADLIDRRHRQFDDPAVTALVGYVDSLVTHTGAEPDTLEALRKHFHDNEVAEITLLAGTYVLCAVFVNSLQVPPDEGPVDWAAADAYMKKEGL; encoded by the coding sequence ATGGCGCGCTTCCCGTTCCCAGAGCTCGACGTCGAGAAACAGGCCGTGTACGAGCTTTTCCCGATCAACCTGACCCGGATGATGCTGCACACCGACGGCCTGACCCTGCCGTACTGGAAATACGCGCTGAGTTTTCGCCACGCCACGATCTCGGCGCAGGTCCGCGAGCAGGTGATCGTGCGGGTCGCCGCACTCGCCCAGTGCGACTACCAACTGGTCCAGCACAAGTCGGAAGCTCTGCGTACCGGGACGAGCCCTGAGCTGCTGGCAGACCTGATCGATCGCCGGCATCGCCAGTTCGACGATCCGGCCGTCACCGCGCTGGTCGGCTATGTCGACTCGCTGGTGACCCACACAGGAGCCGAACCCGACACTCTCGAAGCGCTGCGAAAGCACTTCCACGACAACGAAGTCGCCGAAATTACTTTGCTGGCCGGCACGTATGTCCTATGCGCCGTATTCGTCAACTCACTACAGGTGCCACCGGATGAGGGCCCCGTCGACTGGGCCGCGGCGGACGCCTACATGAAGAAAGAGGGTCTGTAG
- a CDS encoding alpha/beta hydrolase family protein gives MRFMFDTDESFSFETLRAVGYTAYGGADIGEVMATAARITPGDPESWYSEWRALADRIAAIADDCAAKGHAVSASSAYLRASNYYRTAEFFLRDDPANDPRVADTSARAIEAFRAAPEIQAHWRRVCIPYGGVELHGYYLNVSGDEAGPTLLAHGGYDSTVEEMFFAVGAAAHRHGWNCLIFEGPGQGSALRIDKLPFRYDWEAVVTPVVDVAVTLRGVDPERIALLGMSMGGYLAPRAAAFEQRISACIAYDGVLTMAAALPEPHQQPEQRVAALQSLMTHLGAAPSSLRWMLSNGLWTLGVSTAQELIDEFSKYDLTDVADKIACPTLVCEAENDQFFSGQPQMLYDALRCKKTLLKFTAAEGAEEHCHEGALTLFHQRMFDWLDETLVS, from the coding sequence ATGCGATTCATGTTCGACACCGACGAGTCGTTCTCGTTCGAAACGCTGCGCGCGGTCGGGTACACCGCCTACGGCGGGGCCGATATCGGCGAGGTGATGGCCACAGCTGCGCGGATCACCCCCGGCGACCCCGAGTCGTGGTACTCCGAGTGGCGGGCGCTTGCCGACCGCATCGCCGCGATCGCCGACGACTGCGCGGCCAAGGGACACGCCGTCAGTGCCAGCAGCGCCTACCTGCGTGCCTCCAACTACTACCGCACTGCCGAGTTCTTTCTTCGCGACGACCCAGCCAACGACCCGCGGGTGGCTGACACCTCCGCTCGCGCGATCGAGGCGTTCCGGGCCGCTCCGGAGATCCAGGCGCACTGGAGGCGTGTTTGCATTCCCTACGGGGGAGTCGAGCTGCACGGCTATTACCTCAACGTCAGCGGCGACGAGGCCGGGCCGACGTTGCTCGCGCACGGGGGTTATGACTCGACGGTCGAAGAGATGTTTTTTGCCGTTGGGGCGGCCGCGCACCGACACGGGTGGAACTGCCTGATCTTCGAGGGCCCCGGGCAGGGGTCGGCGCTGCGGATCGACAAACTGCCGTTTCGGTACGACTGGGAGGCCGTGGTCACCCCTGTCGTCGACGTCGCCGTCACCCTGCGCGGGGTCGATCCGGAGCGCATCGCATTGCTCGGCATGAGCATGGGCGGCTACCTCGCGCCCCGCGCCGCGGCATTCGAGCAGCGGATCTCGGCATGCATCGCCTACGACGGAGTGCTCACCATGGCGGCGGCTCTGCCCGAACCGCACCAACAGCCGGAACAGCGGGTCGCCGCACTGCAGAGTTTGATGACCCATCTTGGTGCGGCGCCGAGCTCGCTGCGGTGGATGCTGTCCAATGGCCTGTGGACGTTGGGAGTTTCCACCGCCCAAGAGTTGATCGATGAGTTCAGCAAGTACGACCTGACCGACGTGGCCGACAAAATCGCCTGTCCGACGCTGGTCTGCGAGGCCGAAAACGACCAGTTTTTCTCCGGGCAGCCCCAAATGCTTTACGACGCGCTGCGCTGCAAGAAAACGCTGCTGAAGTTCACCGCCGCCGAAGGTGCTGAAGAGCACTGCCACGAAGGCGCGCTGACGCTGTTTCATCAGCGGATGTTCGATTGGCTCGACGAAACCCTCGTGTCGTGA
- a CDS encoding TetR/AcrR family transcriptional regulator: MGNRQVVQGIRTGGRSARVRDAVLAAVLDELNATGYAALSVEALASRAGVNKTTIYRRWPTLDDLLVDALITWSHDAIPAPDTGRIETDLLALGRILAEQLNGGIGQQIVAVVLTAGLRSAALREATRRYFDHQAERATAVVTRAIDRGELPDNTDTFAFLTTFRAPLFYRMVTTGDPIDDDLIALTTRVTLTAARAGLLSA, translated from the coding sequence GTGGGGAATCGGCAGGTTGTCCAGGGTATTCGGACCGGCGGTCGCAGCGCGCGGGTTCGTGACGCGGTGCTGGCTGCCGTTCTGGACGAGCTGAACGCCACCGGGTACGCAGCGCTGAGCGTGGAGGCGTTGGCCTCTCGCGCGGGCGTCAACAAGACCACCATCTATCGACGGTGGCCCACACTCGATGACCTGTTGGTCGATGCGCTCATAACGTGGTCGCACGACGCCATCCCGGCCCCGGACACCGGCAGGATCGAAACCGACCTGCTCGCGCTCGGCAGAATATTGGCCGAGCAACTCAATGGCGGCATCGGGCAACAGATCGTTGCAGTCGTTTTGACCGCCGGCCTGCGATCGGCCGCGCTTCGCGAAGCAACCCGACGCTACTTCGACCATCAGGCCGAGCGTGCGACCGCCGTGGTCACCAGAGCGATCGATCGAGGTGAGCTACCGGACAACACTGATACCTTCGCCTTCCTCACCACGTTTCGAGCACCGCTGTTCTACCGCATGGTCACCACAGGCGACCCGATCGATGACGATCTCATCGCCCTGACCACACGCGTCACCCTCACAGCAGCGCGCGCCGGATTACTGTCGGCGTGA
- a CDS encoding carboxymuconolactone decarboxylase family protein, translated as MRGAADGLGGRLDLADRVTLDDASRELFDHITSTAVAWGQDCGFAAATAEGRLIGPFNPSLLNPGLSAAFLKLQAAEEQYTSLDERTRQVVILTVGSVWRAPYELYAHSAVARHAGLPEPVIAELAAGGEPEALTDGQRTAHRLARALSTDHHVDDALYDEATQRFGAAGVLDITVLTGIYHTVCGILNAFAIPAPNHH; from the coding sequence GTGAGGGGGGCCGCGGACGGCCTGGGCGGCCGCCTGGACTTGGCCGACCGGGTGACTCTCGACGACGCCTCGCGCGAGTTGTTCGACCACATCACGAGCACCGCGGTGGCGTGGGGGCAGGACTGCGGATTCGCAGCGGCGACCGCCGAGGGGCGCCTGATCGGGCCGTTCAATCCGAGCCTGCTCAACCCGGGGCTGTCGGCCGCTTTTTTGAAACTGCAGGCCGCCGAAGAGCAATACACCTCGCTGGACGAGCGCACCCGACAGGTGGTGATCCTCACCGTCGGTTCGGTGTGGCGGGCCCCCTATGAGCTCTACGCCCACTCCGCCGTCGCCAGGCACGCGGGACTGCCGGAGCCGGTGATCGCCGAGCTGGCTGCCGGTGGGGAACCCGAGGCTCTCACCGACGGCCAACGGACCGCCCACCGCCTGGCCCGCGCGCTCTCCACCGACCATCACGTCGACGACGCGCTCTACGACGAAGCAACGCAACGGTTCGGCGCCGCTGGAGTTTTGGACATCACGGTACTGACCGGCATCTATCACACCGTCTGCGGGATTCTCAACGCCTTCGCGATCCCCGCGCCCAACCATCACTGA